One stretch of Amycolatopsis tolypomycina DNA includes these proteins:
- the dtd gene encoding D-aminoacyl-tRNA deacylase, protein MRAVAARVTRADVTVDGAVVGAIDEPGLLVLLGIHVDDDAAKAATMARKLHELRLLRDEESCATANAPLLVVSQFTLYGDTKKGRRPSWTQAARPEVAEPLVDAVVAGLRGRGATVATGRFGAMMAVSSVNDGPFTVLVEV, encoded by the coding sequence GTGAGGGCGGTCGCGGCCCGCGTCACGCGGGCGGACGTGACGGTCGACGGCGCGGTCGTCGGCGCGATCGACGAGCCGGGTTTGCTTGTGCTGCTGGGAATCCACGTCGACGACGACGCCGCGAAAGCCGCCACGATGGCACGCAAGCTGCACGAACTGCGGCTGTTGCGCGACGAGGAATCATGCGCGACGGCGAATGCGCCGCTGCTCGTGGTGAGCCAGTTCACGCTCTACGGAGACACGAAGAAAGGGCGCCGGCCGTCGTGGACGCAGGCGGCCCGGCCGGAGGTCGCCGAGCCGTTGGTGGACGCCGTCGTGGCCGGGCTGCGCGGCCGCGGCGCCACCGTGGCCACCGGCCGGTTCGGGGCGATGATGGCGGTCTCCAGCGTGAACGACGGCCCGTTCACCGTTCTCGTAGAGGTCTAG
- a CDS encoding NAD(P)H-dependent flavin oxidoreductase — protein sequence MRTALCDRLGIDLPIVGFTPSEHVAAALSRAGGLGVLGCVRFNDAAELDRVLTWMDENTGGKPYGVDIVMPAKVPAEGTQVDLAKLIPDGHRAFVDRVLRELSVPPLPDDTDERAGVLGWLHSVARSHVEVALNHPIKLIANALGSPPADVIGQCHERGVPVAALAGKAEHAVRHVENGVDFVVAQGYEAGGHTGEIASMVLVPEIVDAVDVPVLAAGGIGSGRQVAAALALGASGVWMGSTWLTTEEYLQTMATSGAIQQALVAASSSDTVRTRIYTGKPARLLKTRWTEAWAAPDAPEPLPMPLQNLLVSPAHNRIHATNDPELVSMPVGQIVGRMNAVRPVADVVADLVNGYEEALSRLDKTR from the coding sequence GTGCGGACAGCTCTGTGCGACCGGCTCGGCATCGACCTGCCGATCGTCGGGTTCACCCCGTCGGAGCACGTCGCCGCGGCGCTCAGCCGCGCCGGCGGGCTCGGCGTGCTCGGCTGCGTGCGGTTCAACGACGCCGCCGAGCTCGACCGGGTGCTCACCTGGATGGACGAGAACACCGGCGGCAAGCCCTACGGCGTCGACATCGTCATGCCGGCGAAGGTGCCCGCCGAGGGCACCCAGGTCGACCTGGCGAAGCTGATCCCGGACGGCCACCGCGCGTTCGTCGACCGCGTGCTTCGCGAGTTGTCCGTCCCGCCGCTGCCGGACGACACCGACGAGCGCGCGGGGGTGCTCGGCTGGCTGCACTCGGTCGCCCGGTCGCACGTCGAGGTCGCGCTGAACCACCCGATCAAGCTGATCGCCAACGCGCTCGGCTCGCCGCCGGCCGACGTGATCGGCCAGTGCCACGAGCGCGGGGTCCCGGTGGCGGCGCTCGCCGGGAAGGCCGAGCACGCGGTGCGGCACGTCGAAAACGGCGTCGACTTCGTGGTGGCCCAGGGCTACGAAGCCGGCGGGCACACCGGCGAGATCGCGTCCATGGTGCTGGTGCCGGAGATCGTCGACGCCGTCGACGTGCCGGTGCTCGCCGCGGGCGGGATCGGGTCCGGCCGCCAGGTGGCCGCGGCGCTCGCGCTCGGCGCGTCCGGCGTCTGGATGGGCTCGACGTGGCTCACCACCGAGGAGTACCTGCAGACCATGGCGACGTCGGGGGCGATCCAGCAGGCGCTCGTCGCGGCGTCGTCGTCCGACACCGTGCGGACGCGGATCTACACCGGCAAGCCGGCCCGGCTGCTCAAGACCCGCTGGACCGAGGCGTGGGCCGCGCCGGACGCGCCCGAGCCGTTGCCGATGCCGCTGCAGAACCTGCTGGTTTCCCCGGCCCACAACCGGATCCACGCCACGAACGACCCGGAGCTGGTGTCGATGCCGGTCGGGCAGATCGTCGGCCGGATGAACGCGGTCCGCCCGGTCGCCGACGTCGTCGCGGACCTGGTGAACGGCTACGAAGAAGCGTTGTCCCGCTTGGACAAGACCCGCTGA
- a CDS encoding amidohydrolase: protein MTLERVLAPLDAALPELEALYIDLHRHPELSFAETRTAAELARRLEGDGYEVHTGIAGTGVLGVLRNGEGPTVLLRADIDALPVEEKTGLSYASTARGTDEHGTDVPVMHACGHDMHATWLSGAAALLAKGRDTWAGTLLVVFQPGEEGAGGASAMVRDGLFDIAGKPDVVFGQHLVPGPAGWVLTRPGVIMAATDTLRVTLHGRGGHGSRPETTVDPAVLAASVVLKLQTIVSREIAATDSAVVTVGSLHVGTASNVIADDAVMEVNVRSFDQAVRERVLAAVERIVHGEAATAGAPKPPEIERSGAYPVTENDEAANDALTEVFRGHFGADVVYPAPLITGSEDFSEFGRAAGVPSVFWLVGGFDPQTVITAMTEGRFERDIPSNHSPRFAPILHPTLRTGIETLVVAALSKLRHPGVG from the coding sequence GTGACCCTTGAACGCGTCCTCGCCCCGCTCGACGCGGCGCTGCCCGAACTCGAAGCGCTGTACATCGACCTCCACCGGCACCCGGAGCTGTCCTTCGCCGAGACCCGCACGGCGGCCGAGCTGGCCCGGCGGCTGGAGGGCGACGGCTACGAGGTGCACACCGGCATCGCCGGCACCGGCGTGCTGGGCGTGCTGCGCAACGGCGAGGGACCCACGGTGCTGCTGCGGGCCGACATCGACGCGCTGCCGGTCGAGGAGAAGACCGGGCTGTCGTACGCGAGCACCGCCCGCGGCACCGACGAGCACGGAACCGACGTCCCGGTCATGCACGCCTGCGGGCACGACATGCACGCCACCTGGCTCTCCGGCGCCGCCGCGCTGCTCGCGAAGGGCCGCGACACCTGGGCCGGCACGCTGCTCGTGGTGTTCCAGCCGGGCGAGGAGGGCGCGGGCGGCGCGTCGGCGATGGTCCGCGACGGCCTGTTCGACATCGCCGGCAAACCCGACGTCGTGTTCGGGCAGCACCTGGTGCCCGGTCCGGCCGGCTGGGTGCTCACCCGGCCCGGCGTGATCATGGCCGCCACCGACACGCTGCGCGTCACCCTGCACGGCCGCGGCGGGCACGGCTCGCGCCCGGAAACCACCGTCGACCCGGCCGTGCTGGCCGCGTCCGTGGTGCTCAAGCTGCAGACGATCGTCTCGCGCGAGATCGCCGCCACGGACTCGGCCGTGGTCACCGTGGGTTCGCTGCACGTGGGCACCGCGAGCAACGTCATCGCCGACGACGCTGTCATGGAGGTCAACGTCCGGTCCTTCGACCAGGCCGTGCGCGAGCGGGTGCTGGCCGCGGTCGAGCGGATCGTCCACGGTGAGGCGGCCACGGCCGGCGCGCCGAAGCCGCCCGAAATCGAGCGGTCCGGCGCCTACCCGGTGACCGAGAACGACGAGGCCGCCAACGACGCGCTCACCGAGGTCTTCCGCGGCCACTTCGGCGCCGACGTCGTGTACCCGGCGCCGCTGATCACCGGCAGCGAGGACTTCAGCGAGTTCGGCCGGGCGGCCGGCGTGCCCTCGGTGTTCTGGCTGGTCGGCGGCTTCGACCCGCAGACGGTCATCACGGCGATGACCGAGGGCCGGTTCGAACGCGACATCCCGTCCAACCACTCGCCGCGGTTCGCGCCGATCCTGCACCCGACCCTGCGCACGGGTATCGAAACCCTGGTCGTCGCCGCGTTGAGCAAGTTGCGTCACCCCGGTGTCGGATGA
- a CDS encoding GntR family transcriptional regulator, whose product MPAPASRSRLSADGPVLDGIPEHGRVPRYYAVKVELLAVIAELGEGAVLPTERELCDRFGVSRATVRQAVAELVLEGRLTRRQGSGTYIAAPKLVQPLALASRPRVRPGRTVITLERRPAGRALAADLQVTSDAEVCHVERVLLAGEERVGLESTYLLASRFPDLLAVFDPERPLEGCLSERLGVVAHGAEERVETVLATPREALLIGTNPAVPMLLTHRIAWGRDGVPFERVRSLYRGDRLSFTTRLGRAD is encoded by the coding sequence GTGCCGGCTCCCGCATCCCGTTCCCGCCTGTCCGCCGACGGTCCCGTCCTCGACGGGATTCCCGAGCACGGCCGGGTCCCGCGGTACTACGCCGTCAAGGTCGAGCTGCTGGCGGTGATCGCGGAACTCGGCGAAGGCGCGGTGCTGCCGACCGAACGGGAACTGTGCGACCGGTTCGGGGTTTCGCGGGCGACCGTGCGGCAGGCGGTCGCGGAGCTGGTGCTCGAGGGCAGGCTCACCCGCCGCCAGGGGAGCGGCACGTACATCGCCGCTCCGAAGCTCGTCCAGCCGCTGGCCCTGGCGAGCCGCCCGCGCGTCCGGCCGGGCCGCACCGTGATCACCCTGGAGCGGCGCCCGGCGGGCCGCGCACTGGCCGCCGACCTGCAGGTGACGTCGGACGCGGAGGTGTGCCACGTCGAGCGCGTCCTGCTGGCAGGCGAGGAGCGCGTCGGGCTCGAGTCGACATATCTCCTGGCGTCCCGCTTCCCGGACCTGCTCGCCGTGTTCGACCCGGAGCGGCCCCTCGAAGGGTGCCTGAGCGAGCGGCTCGGCGTGGTGGCCCACGGCGCCGAGGAGCGGGTCGAGACGGTGCTGGCCACCCCGCGCGAGGCGTTGCTGATCGGCACCAACCCGGCGGTGCCGATGCTGCTCACGCACCGGATCGCCTGGGGCCGGGACGGCGTGCCGTTCGAGCGGGTGCGCTCGCTCTACCGCGGCGACCGCCTCAGCTTCACCACCCGCCTGGGCCGCGCCGACTGA
- a CDS encoding DoxX family protein: MNVALWAGQVLLAAIFAVSGALKSTMSQQRMLETGQTGAAAYPLPVVRFAAICELLAAVGLILPLLLGIAPALTGWAAVGLAVVMVGAMAMHSRLAIVQHKAAEWRNVGVNVVLLAVCIFVAVGRL, from the coding sequence ATGAACGTCGCACTGTGGGCCGGACAGGTTCTGCTCGCCGCCATCTTCGCCGTGTCGGGCGCGCTCAAGTCGACGATGTCGCAGCAGCGGATGCTCGAAACCGGCCAGACCGGCGCGGCCGCGTACCCGCTGCCGGTGGTCCGGTTCGCCGCGATCTGCGAGCTCCTCGCCGCGGTGGGCCTGATCCTGCCGCTGCTGCTGGGCATCGCCCCGGCCCTGACCGGCTGGGCGGCGGTCGGGCTGGCCGTGGTGATGGTGGGCGCGATGGCGATGCACAGCAGGCTGGCGATCGTGCAGCACAAGGCGGCCGAGTGGCGGAACGTCGGAGTCAACGTCGTGCTCCTCGCGGTCTGCATCTTCGTCGCCGTGGGGCGTCTCTGA
- a CDS encoding DUF7059 domain-containing protein codes for MSTRSGLPDLSDDVCARLREAFRRTSYDADGVVGALGGAAHAALGRGEPVPAERASRDAGDLGTLIRLFLLGGTEPETAVKAAFAPLAVEDAVAAGVLSAVDGGYRAALDIRPHGDEEGSWWVVSDLDADLLGHTVPEDHVLGVGHASLSLIRATSRRPVGTLLDLGTGNGVQALHATRHAQRVTATDVSARALALAAATFRLNELDVELVRGEWFAPVARRKFDQVVCNPPFVVGPARVDYTYRDSGLAGDDASALVVRQLPGFLDDGGTGHLLASWLHTGKEDWADRVSRWLPAETDAWFVQRDVADPALYVGTWLRDAGLDPRSPEGRAKAAAWLDWFAANDVRGIGFGFVTLRRASGRTPTVVCEDLRQAYDDPLGPEAAGWLDRVEWLRESGDSLLDVRFVVPDTVLLESVDEPGDEGWATTVRRLHRTDGPGWQHEVDELATRLLAGCRGALPLEDLIELLAFSQGLDASELAATALPVVRELVRHGMLVPADR; via the coding sequence GTGAGCACGCGAAGTGGATTGCCCGACCTGTCCGACGACGTCTGCGCGCGGCTGCGCGAGGCCTTCCGGCGCACCTCCTACGACGCCGACGGCGTGGTCGGCGCCCTCGGCGGGGCCGCGCACGCGGCGCTGGGCCGCGGCGAGCCGGTGCCCGCCGAGCGCGCCAGCCGGGACGCCGGCGACCTCGGCACGCTGATCCGGCTGTTCCTGCTGGGCGGCACCGAGCCCGAGACCGCCGTCAAGGCCGCCTTCGCGCCACTCGCCGTCGAGGACGCCGTCGCCGCCGGCGTGCTGTCGGCCGTCGACGGTGGCTACCGGGCCGCGCTGGACATCCGGCCGCACGGCGACGAGGAAGGCTCGTGGTGGGTCGTGTCCGACCTCGACGCCGACCTGCTGGGCCACACCGTGCCCGAGGACCACGTGCTCGGCGTCGGCCACGCGTCGCTGTCGCTGATCCGCGCCACCAGCCGCCGCCCGGTCGGCACCCTGCTCGACCTGGGCACCGGCAACGGCGTCCAGGCGCTGCACGCGACCCGGCACGCGCAGCGCGTCACGGCCACCGACGTCTCCGCGCGGGCGCTCGCGCTGGCCGCGGCGACCTTCCGGCTGAACGAGCTGGACGTCGAGCTGGTCCGCGGCGAGTGGTTCGCGCCGGTCGCGCGGCGGAAGTTCGACCAGGTCGTGTGCAATCCGCCGTTCGTGGTCGGCCCGGCGCGCGTCGACTACACCTACCGCGACTCCGGGCTGGCGGGCGACGACGCGAGCGCGCTGGTCGTGCGGCAGCTGCCGGGCTTCCTCGACGACGGCGGCACCGGCCACCTCCTCGCCTCGTGGCTGCACACCGGGAAGGAGGACTGGGCCGACCGGGTGAGCCGGTGGCTGCCCGCCGAGACCGACGCCTGGTTCGTGCAGCGCGACGTCGCCGATCCGGCGCTCTACGTCGGCACGTGGCTGCGGGACGCGGGCCTCGACCCGCGCTCGCCGGAGGGCCGGGCCAAGGCGGCGGCGTGGCTGGACTGGTTCGCCGCGAACGACGTCCGGGGCATCGGCTTCGGGTTCGTCACGCTGCGGCGGGCGTCCGGGCGGACACCGACCGTCGTGTGCGAGGACCTCCGGCAGGCCTACGACGACCCGCTGGGCCCGGAGGCGGCCGGCTGGCTGGACCGCGTGGAATGGCTGCGCGAATCGGGTGATTCGTTGCTCGATGTCCGTTTTGTGGTCCCGGACACGGTTTTGCTCGAAAGCGTCGACGAACCCGGCGACGAAGGCTGGGCGACGACCGTCCGGCGGCTGCACCGCACCGACGGGCCGGGCTGGCAGCACGAGGTCGACGAGCTGGCGACGCGGCTGCTGGCGGGCTGCCGGGGTGCGTTGCCGCTGGAGGATCTGATCGAGCTGCTCGCGTTCTCGCAAGGACTCGACGCTTCGGAGCTGGCTGCCACCGCGCTGCCCGTCGTCCGCGAGCTGGTCCGGCACGGCATGCTCGTCCCGGCGGACCGGTGA
- a CDS encoding carbohydrate kinase family protein: MTGIVVVGDAALDVIARHDKPLPHGGDARAKIRFTGGGSGANTALWLRHLGAETTLLARIGDDPGGRLIRAELEAAGVRCAFAVDAEAPTCCVVVMVDGSGQRSMLADRGANQRFAPEDVTPEALEGASHLHLSGYVLLDPPSRAAGLAALAAAREAGLTTSVDPQAAAHITDPAAFLADVRGVDLLMPNTEELVALTGSADPTSAKELLGTVGAVVVTAGLKGASWVDDSGVTSVPAVEAECLDSTGAGDAFDAGVLVGWLAGDSTVDVLRHGTRLGALAVGKVGPQPA, translated from the coding sequence ATGACCGGGATCGTGGTGGTCGGCGACGCGGCACTGGACGTGATCGCCCGGCACGACAAGCCGTTGCCGCACGGCGGCGACGCCCGCGCGAAGATCCGCTTCACCGGCGGCGGCTCGGGCGCCAACACGGCCCTGTGGCTGCGGCACCTCGGCGCGGAGACGACGCTGCTCGCCCGGATCGGCGACGACCCGGGCGGCCGGCTCATCCGGGCCGAGCTGGAGGCGGCAGGCGTGCGGTGCGCGTTCGCCGTCGACGCCGAGGCGCCGACCTGCTGCGTCGTCGTCATGGTCGACGGGTCCGGGCAGCGCAGCATGCTCGCCGACCGCGGCGCGAACCAGCGTTTCGCGCCCGAGGACGTCACGCCCGAGGCACTCGAAGGGGCGAGCCACCTGCACCTGTCCGGATACGTGCTGCTCGACCCGCCGTCGCGGGCGGCCGGTCTCGCCGCGCTGGCGGCGGCTCGCGAAGCGGGGTTGACGACGTCGGTCGACCCCCAGGCCGCCGCGCACATCACGGACCCGGCGGCGTTCCTGGCCGACGTCCGCGGCGTCGACCTGCTGATGCCGAACACCGAGGAACTGGTCGCGCTGACCGGCTCGGCCGACCCGACGAGCGCGAAGGAACTGCTCGGCACGGTCGGCGCGGTCGTGGTGACCGCGGGCCTGAAGGGCGCCAGCTGGGTCGACGACAGCGGCGTCACGAGCGTCCCGGCGGTCGAGGCCGAGTGCCTCGACTCGACCGGCGCGGGCGACGCCTTCGACGCGGGCGTGCTCGTCGGCTGGCTGGCCGGGGATTCCACTGTGGACGTCCTGCGGCACGGGACGCGGCTGGGCGCGCTGGCCGTCGGGAAGGTCGGGCCGCAGCCGGCCTGA
- a CDS encoding DUF3099 domain-containing protein, producing the protein MDGGGGAVTTPAKDSDPVLITGAAPSYEEQFAARKRKYVIMMACRIPCLILAGLTYHTWWLALGFLAISVPLPWVAVLIANDRPPRKSEKVATYQHEAKTIESTSHRVIDG; encoded by the coding sequence ATGGACGGTGGAGGTGGTGCAGTGACCACGCCCGCCAAGGACTCGGACCCGGTGCTGATCACCGGGGCGGCCCCGTCGTACGAAGAGCAGTTCGCCGCCCGCAAGCGCAAGTACGTGATCATGATGGCCTGCCGGATCCCGTGCCTGATCCTCGCCGGGCTGACCTACCACACGTGGTGGCTGGCGCTGGGGTTCCTCGCGATCTCGGTGCCGTTGCCGTGGGTGGCGGTGCTGATCGCCAACGACCGCCCGCCCCGCAAGTCCGAGAAGGTCGCGACCTACCAGCACGAGGCGAAGACGATCGAAAGCACCAGCCACCGCGTGATCGACGGCTGA
- a CDS encoding sigma-70 family RNA polymerase sigma factor — protein sequence MSVQTLERESRGIRERIPAQTTEEPTTLGVGALTDADLDAQSPAADLVRVYLNGIGKTALLSAADEVELAKRIEAGVFAQHMLDTAEELTAKRRTELAALVRDGHVAKNHLLEANLRLVVSLAKRYTGRGMPLLDLIQEGNLGLIRAVEKFDYSKGFKFSTYATWWIRQAITRGMADQGRTIRLPVHLVEQVNKLARIKRDLHQQLGRDATHEELAAESGIPAHKISDLLDHSRDPVSLDMPVGTEEDAPLGDFIEDSEATDAESAVISGLLQDDLRRVLATLDDREQHVIRLRYGLDDGQPRTLDQIGKHFGLSRERVRQIEREVMSKLRQGERADRLRAYAS from the coding sequence ATGTCAGTCCAGACTCTCGAACGCGAGTCGCGCGGGATTCGCGAGCGCATCCCGGCTCAGACGACCGAGGAGCCGACGACGCTGGGCGTGGGGGCGCTCACCGACGCCGACCTCGACGCCCAGAGCCCCGCCGCCGACCTCGTCCGCGTCTACCTCAACGGCATCGGCAAGACGGCCCTGCTGTCCGCGGCCGACGAGGTCGAGCTGGCCAAGCGCATCGAAGCCGGCGTGTTCGCCCAGCACATGCTGGACACCGCCGAGGAGCTCACGGCCAAGCGCCGCACCGAGCTGGCCGCGCTGGTCCGCGACGGCCACGTGGCCAAGAACCACCTGCTGGAGGCGAACCTCCGCCTGGTGGTCTCGCTGGCCAAGCGCTACACCGGCCGGGGGATGCCGCTGCTCGACCTGATCCAGGAGGGGAACCTGGGTCTCATCCGCGCGGTGGAGAAGTTCGACTACTCCAAGGGGTTCAAGTTCTCGACGTACGCCACCTGGTGGATCCGGCAGGCGATCACCCGGGGCATGGCCGACCAGGGCCGCACGATCCGGCTGCCGGTCCACCTGGTGGAACAGGTGAACAAGCTGGCCCGCATCAAGCGTGACCTGCACCAGCAGCTCGGCCGCGACGCCACACACGAGGAGCTGGCGGCCGAGTCGGGCATCCCGGCGCACAAGATCTCGGACCTGCTCGACCACTCGCGTGACCCGGTAAGCCTGGACATGCCGGTCGGCACGGAGGAAGACGCCCCGCTCGGCGACTTCATCGAGGACTCCGAGGCAACGGACGCGGAGAGCGCCGTGATCTCGGGCCTGCTCCAGGACGACCTGCGCCGCGTACTGGCGACGCTGGACGACCGCGAGCAGCACGTGATCCGCCTGCGCTACGGCCTCGACGACGGCCAGCCGCGCACGCTCGACCAGATCGGCAAGCACTTCGGGCTGTCCCGCGAGCGCGTCCGCCAGATCGAGCGCGAGGTCATGTCGAAGCTCCGCCAGGGCGAGCGCGCGGACCGCCTCCGCGCCTACGCCAGCTGA
- a CDS encoding S1 family peptidase, protein MAPKRWFTLLRNATTAVAAVAAAASFATPAIATAAEPPSTNVVGGTRAAQGEFPFMVRLSMGCGGALYTKQIVLTAAHCVSRTGANTSITATVGVVDLQSTSAQKIKSTYVYRSPTYGTSTGGDWALIKLASPVSGLSTMPIATTTAYNSGTFTVAGWGAATEGGAQQRYLLKATVPFVADSTCAAQGGSYPDLIPSAEICAGNLTAGGVDTCQGDSGGPMFRRDANNAWIQVGIVSWGDGCARPHAPGVYTEVSTFASKIAAAAATL, encoded by the coding sequence TTGGCCCCCAAGCGCTGGTTCACCCTGCTCAGAAACGCCACCACCGCAGTCGCCGCGGTCGCCGCCGCCGCATCGTTCGCCACCCCCGCGATCGCCACCGCCGCCGAGCCGCCGTCCACCAACGTGGTGGGCGGAACCCGAGCGGCCCAGGGCGAATTCCCCTTCATGGTCCGGCTTTCCATGGGCTGCGGCGGGGCGCTCTACACCAAGCAGATCGTGCTGACCGCGGCGCACTGCGTCAGCCGGACCGGCGCCAACACCTCGATCACGGCGACCGTCGGTGTCGTCGACCTGCAGAGCACCAGCGCGCAGAAGATCAAGTCCACCTACGTCTACCGGTCCCCGACGTACGGCACGTCCACCGGCGGTGACTGGGCCCTGATCAAGCTGGCCAGCCCGGTGAGCGGCCTGTCCACGATGCCGATCGCCACCACCACCGCGTACAACTCGGGCACGTTCACCGTGGCCGGCTGGGGCGCGGCGACCGAGGGCGGCGCGCAGCAGCGGTACCTGCTGAAGGCGACCGTCCCGTTCGTCGCCGACTCGACCTGCGCCGCCCAGGGCGGCAGCTACCCCGACCTCATCCCGAGCGCCGAGATCTGCGCGGGCAACCTGACCGCCGGCGGCGTCGACACCTGCCAGGGCGACTCCGGTGGCCCGATGTTCCGCCGCGACGCCAACAACGCCTGGATCCAGGTCGGCATCGTCAGCTGGGGTGACGGCTGCGCCCGGCCGCACGCCCCCGGTGTCTACACCGAGGTGAGCACGTTCGCGTCGAAGATCGCCGCGGCGGCCGCCACGCTGTAA
- a CDS encoding fumarate hydratase, with product MPSTTFQHTEVLPLGKDTKTEYRLITDEGVETIEAAGRKFLKVDPQALTTLARTAITDIQHLLRTSHLQQLRAIVDDPEASGNDRFVAMDLLRNAAISAGGVLPMCQDTGTAIVIGKRGEGVLTGGDDERALSQGIFDAYQQLNLRYSQMAPVTFWDERNTGTNLPAQIELYHKEGDPTYEFLFMAKGGGSANKTFLYQETKAVLNPKRLARFLDEKLRSLGTAACPPYHLAIVVGGMSAEFNLKVAKLASARYLDNLPTEGSELGHAFRDTGLEQQVLEMTRQFGIGAQFGGKYFCHDVRVIRLPRHGASCPVGVAVSCSADRQAKAKITADGVFIEQLERDPARFLPDVTEEDLSDDVVAVDLNRPMAEIRAQLSRLPVKTRLSLTGPLVVARDIAHAKIAERLDAGEEMPDYLKNHPVYYAGPAKTPEGYASGSFGPTTAGRMDSYVEQFQAAGGSLVMLAKGNRSKQVTNACQAHGGFYLGSIGGPAARLAQDCIKKVDVLEYAELGMEAVWKIEVEDFPAFIVIDDKGNDFFASTGDPVLQISFR from the coding sequence GTGCCGTCCACCACGTTTCAGCACACCGAAGTCCTCCCGCTGGGCAAGGACACCAAGACCGAATACCGGTTGATCACCGACGAGGGCGTCGAGACCATCGAAGCCGCCGGCCGGAAGTTCCTGAAAGTCGACCCCCAGGCGCTCACCACCCTCGCCCGCACCGCCATCACCGACATCCAGCACCTGTTGCGCACATCACACCTGCAGCAGCTACGAGCCATCGTCGACGACCCCGAGGCGAGCGGCAACGACCGCTTCGTCGCGATGGACCTCCTGCGTAACGCGGCCATCTCGGCCGGCGGCGTCCTCCCCATGTGCCAGGACACCGGCACCGCCATCGTCATCGGCAAGCGCGGCGAAGGCGTCCTCACCGGCGGTGACGACGAGCGGGCCCTCTCCCAGGGCATCTTCGACGCCTACCAGCAGCTGAACCTGCGCTACTCGCAGATGGCCCCGGTCACCTTCTGGGACGAGCGCAACACCGGCACGAACCTCCCGGCGCAGATCGAGCTCTACCACAAAGAAGGGGACCCGACGTACGAGTTCCTCTTCATGGCCAAGGGCGGCGGCAGCGCCAACAAGACGTTCCTCTACCAGGAAACCAAGGCCGTCCTGAACCCGAAGCGGCTCGCGCGCTTCCTCGACGAGAAGCTGCGCAGCCTCGGCACCGCCGCCTGTCCGCCCTACCACCTGGCCATCGTCGTCGGCGGGATGTCCGCGGAGTTCAACCTCAAGGTCGCGAAGCTCGCCTCCGCGCGCTACCTCGACAACCTGCCGACCGAAGGCTCCGAACTGGGCCACGCCTTCCGCGACACCGGCCTCGAGCAGCAGGTCCTGGAGATGACCCGGCAGTTCGGCATCGGCGCGCAGTTCGGCGGGAAGTACTTCTGCCACGACGTGCGCGTCATCCGGCTCCCCCGGCACGGCGCGAGCTGCCCCGTCGGCGTCGCCGTGAGCTGCTCCGCCGACCGGCAGGCCAAGGCCAAGATCACCGCCGACGGCGTGTTCATCGAACAGCTCGAGCGCGACCCCGCCCGCTTCCTGCCCGACGTCACCGAGGAAGACCTCTCCGACGACGTCGTCGCCGTCGACCTCAACCGGCCGATGGCCGAGATCCGCGCGCAGCTCTCGCGGCTGCCGGTCAAGACGCGGCTTTCGCTCACCGGGCCGCTGGTCGTCGCGCGGGACATCGCGCACGCCAAGATCGCCGAACGGCTCGACGCCGGCGAGGAGATGCCGGACTACCTCAAGAACCACCCGGTCTACTACGCCGGCCCGGCGAAGACGCCCGAGGGCTACGCGTCCGGCTCGTTCGGCCCGACCACGGCCGGGCGGATGGACTCCTACGTCGAGCAGTTCCAGGCCGCCGGCGGCTCGCTCGTCATGCTGGCCAAGGGGAACCGCTCGAAGCAGGTGACGAACGCGTGCCAGGCGCACGGCGGTTTCTACCTCGGCTCGATCGGCGGCCCGGCGGCGCGGCTCGCGCAGGACTGCATCAAGAAGGTCGACGTCCTCGAGTACGCCGAGCTCGGCATGGAAGCCGTCTGGAAGATCGAGGTGGAGGACTTCCCCGCCTTCATCGTCATCGACGACAAGGGCAACGACTTCTTCGCCAGCACCGGCGACCCGGTGCTGCAGATCAGCTTCCGTTAG